AAATACAATTGTTGCAGAGCGTTATAAAATTGAATCAGTAATTGGAATGGGCAGTTATGGGGTTACATATGTCGTTAATGATTTACAAATAAATAGGTATAAAGTCTTAAAACAATTAAGACAAAGTAAACAAAGATATGAGTCTGGTAGAAGATCATTTGAACAAGAGAAAATGATTTTACAAACATTAAATCATCATGCAATTCCTAGTCTATATGATCATTTCCTATGGGAGAAAAAGAGCTTCTTTGTGATGGAGTACATGCCTGGTAAAAATTTTGAAGATTATATTTTCATAGATGGGTATGTATATACAGAACGTGAAGTTTTTGAGATTTTATATGAAATATTAGAAATTGTATCGGTGTTTCATAGTGAAGGCATTATTCATCGAGATTTACGCATTCCAAACATACTAATGAAAGAAAATCAAATTAGTATTATTGATTTTGGATTGGCTAAATGGAAAGGTGAGGATGATGAGCGAGCTACAACTTACGAAGGTGAACAAGCTTTGATGCGAGAAGTTCACTTTCGTAGCGACTTTTATGCGCTCGGTCATTTCTCATTATTTTTATTATATGCAGGATATGAATCTAATGAAAAACAGGAAAAACCATGGTACGAAGAATTAACTTTGGAACATTATACTCGCGAAATGCTTATGCGAATGTTACAAATAAAAACGCCGTACTATGAGAATGTACAAGATTTAAAACAAGATGTAGCTTCTGCTTTAGAAAGGATGGAGACTCCATGTTTCAAAAGTTTTTAGCAAGCGTTGGTATTGGAAGGGCAAAGGTAGATACTGTTCTTGAAAAAGATGAGTATATTGTTGGGGAAGAAATAGTTGGAAAAGTTCATATAACTGGAGGTTCAGTTAGCCAACAAATTGAAAGCATTTACTTAACATTATCGACGTCGTATGTACGAGAAGTGGATGATAAAAAAGTAACAACAACATATGATTTAGAGCGAGTACGCTTAACCGAACCTTTTTCTGTAGAACCGAATGAAACAGTTGACATTCCATTTTCTTTTCCAATGCCAATTGAAGCACCACTTACACTTGGTATGAAAACGGTTTGGATTCATACAGGTCTTGATATTAAACGTAGTATAGACCCAAGTGACCGCGACTACGTTCAAGTGTTACCCAATGCATTATTAAGTAGTGTTTTAGATAGTGTAAATGAATTAGGGTTTAAAGCACGTCATATAGAATGTGAAGAATTACCGCATCGATTACGTAAGCAAGTTCCATTCGCACAAGAATTTGAGTTTATTCCGGTTTCTGGAGAGTACTATGGGAAATTAGATGAATTAGAATTATTAATCTTGCCACGTGCATACGACCGATTAGAAATAATTATGGAAGTAGATAGAAAATCACGTGGATTAGCTGGTTTATTCGCTGAGGCACTTGATCTTGATGAGAAGGTGATTCGTTTTACCGTAACAAGAGAAGATATCCCTGAGATGAAGCAAAAAATTAATAATTATATTTTTTAATAAACTATGCATAAAAAAGAAATGGAGAGGAAAACTAAAACAACCGCTCCATTTTTTTGCATAGTGAGGTTATGTATGTGAAACGATATCGACATTTATACTTGCTAAGTTTTACGTTACTCATTTGTTTTGTCGTATTATCACTTTCGTATCATACCGCTTGTATTGAGAACTTTGACAATATAGTCGCACATTTTATTCAAAGCTTTCGAAACGATTATTTGACGACCTATTTTACTTGGGTGTCTTTTATCGGTTCCAAAAGAATATATTTTCCAT
This genomic interval from Bacillus thuringiensis contains the following:
- a CDS encoding sporulation protein: MFQKFLASVGIGRAKVDTVLEKDEYIVGEEIVGKVHITGGSVSQQIESIYLTLSTSYVREVDDKKVTTTYDLERVRLTEPFSVEPNETVDIPFSFPMPIEAPLTLGMKTVWIHTGLDIKRSIDPSDRDYVQVLPNALLSSVLDSVNELGFKARHIECEELPHRLRKQVPFAQEFEFIPVSGEYYGKLDELELLILPRAYDRLEIIMEVDRKSRGLAGLFAEALDLDEKVIRFTVTREDIPEMKQKINNYIF
- a CDS encoding serine/threonine protein kinase codes for the protein MKWRRVLALFDRPLRKNTIVAERYKIESVIGMGSYGVTYVVNDLQINRYKVLKQLRQSKQRYESGRRSFEQEKMILQTLNHHAIPSLYDHFLWEKKSFFVMEYMPGKNFEDYIFIDGYVYTEREVFEILYEILEIVSVFHSEGIIHRDLRIPNILMKENQISIIDFGLAKWKGEDDERATTYEGEQALMREVHFRSDFYALGHFSLFLLYAGYESNEKQEKPWYEELTLEHYTREMLMRMLQIKTPYYENVQDLKQDVASALERMETPCFKSF